The Melospiza georgiana isolate bMelGeo1 chromosome 26, bMelGeo1.pri, whole genome shotgun sequence genome window below encodes:
- the F2RL3 gene encoding proteinase-activated receptor 4: MGTLGIRQLLLCWALWGLCLASDYDDYSQNSTSDQPSTPEVTPCPRAIPGDQAMVNNVTYLLIPEATRAQLGSAITVRLIPCLYVLVLLLGLPSNALALWVLATRAERPAPTVFLMNLATADLLLISVLPFKISYYFLGNHWPFGEGLCRLTTALFYGNMYCSVLLLSCISVDRYLAVAHPFSSRAFRTPTLAASTCAGVWLCSAALTLPLTLQQQSYPLLGAGLTLCHDVLPRHDDDGFYFYYFVVLISCAFLLPLVLLVLSSGAVLRVLLRGGGRYGHAAKLTALMVVTLVVFYAPSNILLLLHYSSPCSRLHGQLYLSYMVSLALSTFNSCADPFVYYYVSEDFREKVKRRVFRGSKKTTTSLKTSKETLPRSKNSLV, translated from the exons ATGGGCACCCTTGGGatcaggcagctcctgctctgctgggccctCTGGGGACTCTGCCTGGCCTCAGACTATGATG atTACTCCCAGAACAGCACCAGCGATCAGCCCAGCACTCCAGAGGTCACCCCTTGTCCCCGAGCCATCCCGGGGGACCAGGCCATGGTCAACAACGTCACCTACCTGCTGATCCCCGAGGCCACCCGTGcccagctgggcagtgccatcACGGTGCGCCTCATCCCGTGTCTGTatgtcctggtgctgctgctggggctgccctccAACGCCCTGGCCCTGTGGGTGCTGGCCACGCGGGCCGAGCGCCCGGCGCCCACCGTGTTCCTGATGAACCTGGCCACGGCCGACCTGCTGCTCATCTCCGTGCTGCCCTTCAAGATCTCCTATTATTTCCTGGGCAACCACTGGCCCTTCGGGGAAGGGCTGTGCCGCCTCACCACGGCGCTGTTCTACGGGAACATGTACTGCTccgtgctgctgctcagctgcatcAGCGTGGATCGCTACCTGGCCGTGGCTCACCCCTTCTCCTCCCGCGCTTTCCGCACTCCCACCTTGGCCGCCAGCACCTGTGCCGGGGTCTGGCTCTGCTCCGCCGCCCTCACGCTGCCCCTGACCCTGCAGCAGCAATCCTACCCGCTGCTCGGGGCAGGCCTCACGCTGTGCCACGACGTGCTGCCCAGGCATGACGACGATGGGTTTTACTTTTATTATTTCGTGGTGTTGATCTCCTGCGCCTTCCTGCTGccgctggtgctgctggtgctgagctcgGGCGCGGTGCTGCGCGTCCTCCTGCGAGGGGGAGGCCGCTACGGCCACGCCGCCAAGCTCACGGCCCTCATGGTGGTCACTCTTGTGGTTTTTTATGCTCCCAGcaacatcctgctgctgcttcactactccagcccctgctccaggctgcacGGCCAGCTGTACCTCAGCTACATGGTCAGCCTGGCCCTCAGCACCTTCAATAGCTGTGCTGATCCCTTTGTGTATTATTACGTGTCGGAGGATTTTCGGGAAAAGGTAAAGAGGAGAGTGTTCAGGGGcagcaaaaaaaccaccacGTCCCTAAAGACCTCCAAGGAAACGCTGCCCCGTTCCAAGAACTCGCTGGTGTGA
- the SIN3B gene encoding paired amphipathic helix protein Sin3b produces MAAGGGGGGRGAGGGSAPRWGGGGGRAAPHEKLPVHVEDALSYLDQVKIRFGSDPATYNGFLEIMKEFKSQSIDTPGVIRRVSQLFHEHPDLIVGFNAFLPLGYRIEIPKNGKLSIQSPLNSQVPPEPVPSALPGSGLVLHYSQENSHNHSDCSEEFRQQQLPYKEDKSQIPLESDSVEFNNAISYVNKIKTRFLDHPEIYRSFLEILHTYQKEQLNTKGRPFRGMSEEEVFTEVANLFRGQEDLLSEFGQFLPEAKRSLFTGNGPCEVNSVQKTEHEKNLEHSKKRSRPLLLRPVSGPAKKKMKLRGTKDLSVATVGKYGTLQEFSFFDKVRRVLKSQEVYENFLRCIALFNQELVSGSELLQLVTPFLGKFPELFAQFKSFLGVKELSFASPLSDRSGDGMSREIDYASCKRIGSSYRALPKTYQQPKCSGRTAICKEVLNDTWVSFPSWSEDSTFVSSKKTPYEEQLHRCEDERFELDVVLETNLATIRVLESVQKKLSRLSQEDQEKFRLDDCLGGTSEVIQRRAIYRIYGDKAPEIIESLKKNPVTAVPVVLKRLKAKEEEWREAQQGFNKIWREQYEKAYLKSLDHQAVNFKQNDTKALRSKSLLNEIESVYDEHQEQHSEGRSSSTNEPHLIFIYEDKQILEDAASLISYYVKRQPTIQKEDQATIRQIVHHFIPELFFSQPPEHNISEESTDEDRENHQGQNLDTPELRKKHVPGPPSSPLETKATFCDVTAAEPHNTLDDVYSLFFVNNNWYFFLRLHQTLCSRLLKIYRQAQKQLLEYRTEKEREKLLCEGRKEKTNDPAMELRLKQPSEVELEEYYPAFLDMVRSLLDGNIDPTQYEDTLREMFTIHAYIGFTMDKLVQNIVRQLHHLVSDDICLKVVELYLNERKRGAAGGNLSSRCVRAAKETSYQWKAERCMADENCFKVMFLQRKGQVIMTIELLDTEETQTEDPVEVQHLANYMEQYVGVEGAPNTQNDGFLLKPVFLQRNLKKFRKWQCKQVRALRSEVKSSWKRLIGVESACNVDCRFKLNTHKMMFIMNSEDYMYRRGALCRAKQVQPVVLLKHHQQFEEWHNRWLEENVSMEAVDVVQDWLMGDEDEEMVPCKTTCETVNVHGVPVNRYRVQYSRRPASP; encoded by the exons AtggcggcggggggcggcggcggcggccgcggggccggcgggggcAGCGCCCCGCGctggggcggcggcggcggccgggccgcgccgcACGAGAAGCTGCCGGTGCAC GTGGAGGATGCCCTTTCCTACCTGGACCAGGTGAAGATTCGCTTTGGCAGCGACCCCGCCACCTACAACGGCTTCCTGGAGATCATGAAGGAGTTCAAGAGCCAGAG CATTGACACACCTGGAGTCATCCGACGTGTTTCTCAGCTTTTCCATGAGCATCCTGACCTCATTGTAGGATTCAATGCATTTCTCCCTCTGGGCTACAGGATAGAAATTCCAAAGAATGGGAAATTAAGTATACAGTCACCTTTGAATAGTCAG gtgcccccagagCCCGTTCCCAGTGCACTCCCTGGCAGTGGGCTGGTGTTGCACTACTCCCAGGAGAACTCCCACAACCACAGCGACTGCTCCGAGGAGTtccggcagcagcagcttccctaCAAAGAAGataaatcccaaatccccttgGAATCTGATTCTGTGGAGTTCAATAATGCCATCAGTTATGTGAATAAGATCAAAACACGTTTCCTTGACCATCCAGAGATTTACAGATCTTTTCTAGAAATCCTTCACACTTACCAG AAGGAGCAGCTGAACACCAAGGGCCGACCCTTCCGGGGCATGTCGGAGGAGGAAGTGTTCACTGAAGTGGCCAATCTGTTCCGGGGACAGGAGGATCTGCTCTCAGAGTTTGGACAGTTCCTCCCAGAGGCAAAAAGGTCTTTG TTCACAGGAAATGGACCATGTGAAGTGAACAGTGTCCAGAAAACCGAGCATGAGAAGAATCTGGAGCACAGCAAGAAGCGATCCAggccgctgctgctgcgtcctgtTTCTGGCCCAGCAAAG aagaaaatgaagctgCGAGGTACCAAAGATCTGTCAGTTGCAACAGTGGGGAAATATGGGACACTGCAAGAGTTTTCCTTCTTTGACAAG GTGCGCAGGGTGCTCAAGAGTCAGGAGGTCTATGAAAATTTTCTCCGTTGCATTGCTCTCTTCAACCAGGAGTTGGTCTCTGGCTCTGAGTTGCTCCAGCTTGTTACACCCTTTTTAGG GAAATTCCCAGAACTCTTTGCACAGTTCAAGTCCTTCCTTGGGGTGAAAGAACTTtcctttgcttctcctctgaGCGACCGCTCCGGGGACGGAATGAGCCGGGAAATCGATTACGCCTCCTGCAAACGCATCGGATCCAGTTACAGAGCTCTCCCAAAAACCTACCAGCAGCCAAAGTGCAGTGGGAGAACAGCCATTTGCAAGGAG GTGTTAAATGATACCTGGGTTTCATTTCCATCCTGGTCTGAAGATTCCACTTTTGTCAGCTCCAAGAAGACTCcatatgaggagcagctgcaccGCTGCGAGGACGAGCGCTTTGAG CTGGATGTTGTCCTGGAGACCAATTTAGCCACAATCCGTGTGCTGGAGAGTGTGCAGAAGAAACTGTCCCGCCTGAGCCAGGAGGACCAGGAGAAATTTCGCCTGGATGATTGTTTGGGAGGAACCTCAGAGGTGATCCAGCGCCGGGCCATCTACCGCATCTACGGCGACAAAGCGCCCGAGATCATCGAGAGTCTGAAGAAAAACCCAGTTACTGCTGTCCCTGTGGTTCTTAAGAG GTTGAAAGCAAAAGAGGAAGAATGGAGGGAGGCCCAGCAGGGCTTCAACAAGATTTGGAGGGAGCAGTATGAGAAGGCCTATTTGAAATCCCTGGACCACCAGGCTGTCAACTTCAAGCAGAATGACACCAAAGCTCTGCGCTCCAAGAGCTTGCTGAATGAAATTGAGAGTGTTTATGACGAG CATCAGGAGCAGCATTCAGAGGGGAGGAGTTCATCCACAAATGAGCCTCATCTTATCTTCATCTATGAAGACAAGCAGATTTTGGAAGATGCAGCATCTCTTATCAGCTATTACGTGAAAAGGCAGCCCACCATCCAAAAGGAGGATCAGGCAACCATCAGGCAGATTGTGCATCACTTCATACCCGAGCTGTTCTTCTCTCAGCCACCTGAACACAACATTTCTGAGGAATCAACAGATGAGGACAGAGAAAACCACCAGGGGCAGAACCTGGATACTCCTGAGCTGAGGAAAAAACACGTGCCTGGGCCTCCAAGCAGTCCTTTGGAGACCAAAGCAACCTTCTGTGATGTGACAGCTGCTGAGCCCCACAACACCCTGGATGATGTTTACAGCCTCTTCTTTGTCAATAATAATTGGTATTTCTTCCTACGCCTTCACCAGACtctgtgctccaggctcctCAAGATTTATCGCCAGGCCCAGAAGCAGCTTCTGGAATATAGGactgagaaagagagagagaagctcCTCTgtgaagggaggaaagaaaaaaccaatGATCCAGCCATGGAGCTAAGACTCAAACAACCAA GTGAGGTGGAGCTGGAGGAATACTACCCAGCCTTCCTGGACATGGTGAGGAGCCTTCTGGATGGGAACATTGACCCCACTCAGTACGAGGACACCCTGAGGGAGATGTTCACCATCCACGCCTACATCGGCTTCACCATGGACAAGCTGGTGCAGAACATCGTGCGCCAG CTTCACCATCTAGTGAGCGATGACATCTGCCTGAAGGTGGTGGAGCTCTACCTGAATGAGAGGAAgcgaggagctgctggggggaaTCTGTCATCCCGCTGTGTCCGGGCAGCAAAGGAGACCAGCTACCAGTGGAAGGCTGAACGGTGCATGGCTGATGAGAACTGCTTCAAG GTCATGTTTCTCCAGAGGAAAGGACAGGTGATCATGACCATTGAGCTGCTGGATACAGAAGAAACCCAGACAGAAGATCCTGTGGAGGTCCAG CACCTGGCAAACTACATGGAGCAGTACGTTGGGGTGGAAGGAGCTCCCAACACCCAGAACGATGGCTTCCTCCTGAAACCGGTCTTTCTGCAAAg GAACCTGAAGAAGTTTCGCAAGTGGCAGTGCAAGCAGGTGAGGGCCCTGCGCAGCGAGGTCAAGAGCTCCTGGAAGCGCCTGATCGGGGTGGAGAGCGCCTGCAACGTCGACTGCCGCTTCAAACTCAACACCCACAAGATGATGTTCATCATGAACTCTGAGGATTACATGTACAGGAGgggagctctctgcagagccaagCAG gtCCAGCCCGTGGTGCTGCTGAAGCACCACCAGCAGTTCGAGGAGTGGCACAACCGGTGGCTGGAGGAGAACGTGTCCATGGAGGCCGTGGATGTGGTTCAAGACTGGCTCAtgggggatgaggatgaggagatGGTGCCCTGCAAAACCACCTGTGAGACAGTGAATGTCCATGGGGTGCCAGTGAACAGATACAGAGTGCAGTACAGCCGCCGTCCTGCTTCACCCTGA